The following coding sequences lie in one Mesorhizobium sp. NZP2298 genomic window:
- a CDS encoding DUF2270 domain-containing protein, whose amino-acid sequence MNDVSAKPAGLALSSTERVNTLSHFHRAEIARMAGWRDRLDRTTNWAITVVAAMLSVSLSTASAHHGVLLFAMLLILLLLWIEARRYRFFDFYRARVRQFERHYFAQIFSPQPDFASDWLLIVGEGLRAPKFLLSQRAALARRLRRNYIYLFLILLLAWVLKISTPSLQTVGVRTGFVGSLRETVDNAALGAIPGVAIVAIVAAFYVGLLAIVFFAAGDDGELSFGDVHV is encoded by the coding sequence ATGAACGACGTGTCGGCAAAGCCTGCTGGCCTCGCCCTTTCATCGACGGAGCGCGTGAACACGCTGTCGCATTTCCACCGTGCCGAGATCGCGCGCATGGCCGGATGGCGCGACCGTCTGGACAGGACGACGAACTGGGCGATCACCGTCGTGGCGGCCATGCTGTCGGTGTCGCTGTCGACGGCCAGCGCCCATCATGGCGTGCTGTTGTTTGCCATGCTCCTGATCCTGCTGCTGTTGTGGATCGAGGCGCGCCGTTACCGGTTCTTCGACTTCTACCGGGCACGCGTGCGCCAGTTCGAACGCCACTATTTCGCGCAGATATTCTCCCCGCAGCCCGACTTCGCATCGGATTGGCTGCTCATTGTCGGTGAAGGTCTGCGTGCGCCGAAGTTCCTGCTGTCGCAGCGCGCCGCGTTGGCGCGGCGCCTGCGACGGAATTACATCTACCTGTTCCTCATCCTGCTGCTGGCCTGGGTGCTGAAAATATCGACACCCAGCCTTCAAACCGTCGGCGTCAGGACCGGCTTTGTCGGCTCGCTGCGCGAGACGGTCGACAACGCCGCCCTTGGTGCCATTCCAGGCGTCGCCATCGTCGCGATCGTGGCCGCGTTCTATGTGGGATTGCTCGCCATCGTCTTTTTCGCGGCGGGCGACGATGGCGAACTCTCCTTCGGCGATGTCCATGTCTGA
- a CDS encoding autotransporter domain-containing protein, whose amino-acid sequence MDIQLMAGRRPMAGRRASLALGLAALLLSSSSLALGASLTWNGSSSGNWFTSGNWTPSSLPTASDQLTINSAGVNTATISSAGAAAQTINIGSSAGSNGALVVTGAGTLSVASNYLIVGDFGAGTLTVSAGGKITSAGGVVANNPSSSGTATITGTGSQWTNSFLSISADAGAVGRMRVEAGGKLSSSGNVMVGESSALADGQLIVTGSGSDFTMTGSIAAQFVIGATGKGDFQLLDSATATTIRTYVGGNVGTSGVGTATVSGGASWSTGNLFVGFQGKGDLTVSGGGKLTTTYTVGASTAANIVNGKVTVTGAGSQWKITGAYSNVPLAMGSISQTSELNVLAGGTVLIDSTASGFLNGDARIANAINSKAAITVDGGGSSFTTPYRLYLGNATNSTATVAVSGGGKLSTGYTNIASASDATATTSDMVTVTGSGSLWTINDTLGSGPSDLQGLTVGGAGKGVLTIADGGVVRVNGGTGTVGIGALAGSSGTLNIGAAAGSPAAAPGTLEAAQVMFSGSATGPMAINFNHTSSNYVFAPNIAGFGPLAGPAAVNILAGTTIFTSENAYSAVTNISPGAVLQLGNGGTTGSIRDGVVNNDGTLIIDRSADIFPRYAGVISGSGSLIKNGTGLVTLIGANSYSGGTTINSGELRIGNFDNDGALTGDYVNHAKLSVFFNGTPSYSGVISGEGSFQKTGNGTLTLNGAQTYTGGTLVSFGSLILGGDNRLASAGALTVNSGIFDLSNFSQTVGDLSGYGRIFVGAGSLTAGGAADTSFIGLITGSGTFTKEGTGTLTMVPSTTFSGTFTGTTNVNAGTLKVNGSMASSTFQVNSGGRLGGTGSLGATTVANGGTLLGVAGQTLTMASLTLNDTSSLSVSLGAANSMPLFDVTGALTLDGKLSVSDAGGFGNGTYRIANYGGTFTNNGLVIGSVPPGFNPGDWSIQSGSGAVNLLVASGAGEQYWDGANMTPGVVANGRGGNGAWDSSSTNWTNAAGDINAAWASQKAVFAGTPGTVTVVGAQTFTGLRFVSHPTDWTYTLAAGAGGALVTNSAATEIIVAADPGASVNNAIVNVGISGTGSIVKLGDGSLTLGVANAYQGGSTIKEGELVAAANGALGTGGVSVTGAPAATLKPVLRFAGPVSAGGLSISTQNGSVVFDNQSSAGTATITNQGDGKTVFLAGSSGGSAVITNQGGGSTAFRGDNASNAARIVNQAGGKVDISSFDAAGVCNCVSLGSVSGGGDILLGAHTVKVGALNLDETISGVISDGGALAKGSFAKDGTGKLILSGANTYLGTTTVNAGILQVDGSVGSADLAVASGATLGGNGSIGGVASGTVTIQAGGHHAPGASIGTQTINGDYRLAGTLDIEVDTASADKVVVTGTVDLTGGTLALHELTGTGWQPSQTYTIIDNRGAGAVTGQFAAISHVYAFLTPDVIYTGDDGNNVVLTLTRNAVDFSSVAETPNQSAAAGGIEALGAGNPVYNAVAPLSADGARFAFDQLSGEMHAAVPGLLLDESRLLRDAALARTGAAIANPGVRGFWMQGVGLARSLDSDGNAADVDASTGAFFAGVDATVADGWTLGFLGGISVTLLDVDDRASSAGITSVHLAAYGGGTVDSVQLKFGAGYSHHDIDTTRDPAFPGFSDQLKASYGASTVQVFGEASRAFDVGAMKVEPFAGLAYVHLSTNGFGEEGGAAALASEGIDNDATFTTLGARLSRKFTVDGSAVEARASLGWRHAFADLPAARLSFAGGDAFPVTGVPIARDALALQAGIDVAIGQASRLGFTYDGQFASGAMENAFKASFSTRF is encoded by the coding sequence ATGGACATTCAACTGATGGCAGGCCGGCGACCGATGGCAGGCCGGCGTGCCTCGCTTGCGCTGGGGCTGGCGGCGCTCCTGTTGTCCAGTTCGTCCCTGGCGCTAGGGGCGTCGCTGACCTGGAACGGATCAAGCTCGGGCAACTGGTTCACATCAGGCAACTGGACGCCGTCTTCGCTGCCGACCGCAAGCGACCAGCTCACCATCAACAGTGCCGGCGTCAACACGGCAACCATCAGCTCTGCCGGGGCGGCGGCGCAGACAATCAATATCGGCAGCTCGGCCGGTTCGAACGGCGCGCTTGTCGTCACCGGCGCCGGCACGCTGTCGGTGGCGAGCAACTATCTCATCGTCGGCGATTTCGGCGCCGGTACGCTAACCGTTTCGGCCGGCGGCAAGATCACCAGCGCGGGCGGTGTCGTCGCCAACAATCCGTCATCTTCCGGCACGGCCACCATCACCGGTACCGGATCGCAGTGGACGAACAGTTTCCTGTCGATCTCGGCCGACGCCGGCGCGGTGGGGCGCATGAGGGTCGAGGCCGGGGGCAAGCTGTCGTCCAGCGGCAATGTCATGGTCGGCGAAAGTTCCGCGCTTGCCGATGGCCAGCTGATCGTCACCGGCAGCGGCTCCGATTTCACAATGACCGGATCGATAGCCGCCCAGTTCGTCATCGGCGCGACCGGCAAGGGCGATTTCCAATTGCTCGACAGTGCCACGGCGACGACCATCCGCACCTATGTCGGCGGCAATGTCGGCACCAGCGGGGTCGGCACCGCCACGGTTTCGGGCGGCGCATCGTGGTCGACCGGCAATCTGTTTGTCGGATTCCAGGGCAAGGGCGACCTGACCGTCTCGGGCGGCGGCAAGCTCACAACCACCTACACGGTCGGGGCCAGCACGGCGGCCAACATCGTCAACGGCAAGGTGACGGTGACCGGCGCCGGATCACAATGGAAGATCACGGGCGCCTACAGCAATGTGCCGCTGGCGATGGGCTCCATCAGCCAGACATCGGAACTCAATGTGCTGGCCGGTGGCACGGTGCTGATCGATTCCACCGCCAGCGGCTTCCTCAACGGCGACGCCAGGATCGCCAACGCCATCAACTCCAAGGCGGCGATCACCGTCGACGGCGGGGGCTCGAGCTTCACCACGCCCTATCGCCTCTATCTTGGCAACGCCACCAACTCGACCGCCACCGTGGCCGTTTCGGGCGGCGGCAAGCTCAGCACCGGCTACACCAACATCGCCAGTGCCAGCGACGCCACGGCAACAACGTCGGACATGGTGACGGTGACCGGCTCGGGGTCGCTGTGGACAATCAATGACACGCTTGGCTCAGGTCCCAGCGATCTGCAGGGACTTACCGTCGGGGGCGCCGGCAAGGGCGTGCTGACCATCGCCGACGGCGGTGTCGTCAGGGTCAATGGCGGCACCGGTACGGTCGGCATCGGCGCGCTGGCTGGCTCCTCGGGCACGCTCAACATCGGCGCCGCCGCCGGCAGCCCGGCGGCAGCGCCCGGCACGCTCGAAGCGGCGCAGGTGATGTTCTCGGGCTCCGCCACCGGGCCGATGGCGATCAATTTCAACCACACCTCCAGCAACTATGTCTTCGCGCCGAACATTGCCGGCTTCGGTCCGTTGGCCGGCCCCGCCGCTGTCAACATCCTTGCCGGAACCACCATCTTCACCAGCGAAAACGCTTATTCAGCGGTCACCAACATCAGCCCCGGCGCTGTCCTGCAGCTCGGCAATGGCGGCACGACCGGCAGCATCCGCGATGGTGTCGTCAACAATGACGGCACGCTGATCATCGACCGTTCGGCCGATATCTTCCCCCGCTATGCCGGCGTCATTTCCGGTTCAGGTTCGCTGATCAAGAACGGCACGGGGCTCGTCACGCTGATAGGCGCCAACAGCTATAGCGGCGGCACCACCATCAATTCAGGCGAGCTGCGTATCGGCAACTTCGACAACGACGGCGCGCTCACCGGCGACTATGTCAACCATGCCAAGCTGTCGGTGTTCTTCAACGGCACGCCGTCCTATTCCGGCGTCATCTCGGGCGAGGGCAGTTTCCAGAAAACCGGCAACGGCACGCTGACTTTGAACGGCGCGCAGACCTATACCGGCGGCACGCTGGTGTCGTTCGGCAGCCTGATCCTCGGCGGCGACAACCGGCTGGCATCGGCCGGCGCGCTTACCGTCAATAGCGGCATCTTCGACCTCAGCAATTTCAGCCAGACGGTTGGCGACCTTTCCGGCTATGGGCGGATTTTCGTTGGTGCCGGCAGCCTGACCGCCGGCGGCGCGGCCGACACCTCCTTCATCGGCCTCATCACCGGCAGCGGTACCTTCACGAAGGAAGGCACCGGCACGTTGACGATGGTCCCCAGCACCACCTTTTCCGGCACATTCACGGGCACGACCAACGTCAATGCGGGAACGCTCAAGGTCAACGGCTCGATGGCGTCGAGCACTTTTCAGGTCAATTCCGGCGGCCGGCTCGGCGGTACCGGATCGCTGGGCGCCACGACGGTCGCCAATGGCGGCACGCTGCTGGGCGTTGCCGGCCAGACGCTCACCATGGCCTCGCTGACGCTGAACGACACCTCCAGCCTCAGCGTCTCGCTGGGGGCGGCGAACTCCATGCCCCTGTTCGACGTCACCGGCGCGCTGACGCTGGATGGCAAGCTGTCGGTGAGCGACGCCGGCGGCTTCGGCAACGGCACCTACCGCATCGCCAATTATGGCGGCACCTTCACCAACAATGGCCTGGTGATCGGCAGCGTGCCGCCGGGCTTCAACCCCGGCGACTGGTCGATCCAGAGCGGCAGCGGCGCGGTCAACCTTCTGGTGGCGAGCGGCGCCGGCGAACAATATTGGGACGGCGCCAACATGACGCCCGGCGTTGTCGCCAACGGGCGTGGCGGCAACGGCGCCTGGGATTCCTCCAGCACCAACTGGACGAATGCGGCCGGCGACATCAACGCCGCCTGGGCAAGCCAGAAGGCGGTGTTCGCCGGGACGCCGGGCACGGTGACGGTGGTCGGTGCGCAGACCTTCACCGGCCTGCGCTTCGTCTCGCATCCGACAGACTGGACCTACACGCTCGCAGCCGGTGCGGGCGGCGCGCTGGTCACCAATTCGGCGGCCACCGAAATCATCGTCGCCGCCGATCCGGGCGCCAGCGTCAACAACGCCATCGTCAATGTCGGCATCTCCGGCACGGGCAGCATCGTCAAGCTCGGCGACGGCTCACTCACGCTGGGCGTGGCCAATGCCTATCAGGGTGGCTCGACCATCAAGGAGGGCGAACTCGTTGCGGCGGCCAATGGCGCGCTCGGCACCGGCGGCGTTTCGGTGACCGGCGCGCCGGCGGCAACATTGAAGCCTGTTCTGCGCTTTGCCGGCCCGGTCAGCGCTGGTGGCCTGTCGATCTCGACGCAGAACGGTTCCGTCGTGTTCGACAACCAGTCGAGCGCCGGCACAGCAACGATCACCAACCAGGGCGACGGCAAGACGGTGTTCCTGGCCGGCAGCAGCGGCGGTTCGGCCGTCATCACCAACCAGGGCGGCGGCAGCACGGCGTTCCGCGGCGACAATGCGTCCAATGCGGCCAGGATCGTCAACCAGGCCGGCGGCAAGGTCGACATATCGAGCTTCGACGCGGCGGGCGTGTGCAACTGCGTTTCGCTGGGTTCGGTGTCCGGTGGCGGCGACATCCTGCTCGGTGCGCACACGGTCAAAGTTGGCGCGCTCAATCTCGACGAGACGATTTCGGGCGTCATTTCCGATGGCGGCGCGCTGGCCAAGGGCAGTTTTGCCAAGGACGGTACCGGCAAGCTCATCCTATCCGGCGCCAACACCTATCTCGGCACGACGACGGTCAATGCCGGCATCCTGCAGGTCGACGGTTCGGTGGGCTCGGCCGATCTTGCGGTGGCGAGCGGAGCCACACTTGGCGGCAATGGTTCGATCGGAGGAGTGGCCAGCGGCACGGTGACCATCCAGGCCGGCGGCCATCATGCGCCCGGCGCCTCGATCGGCACGCAGACCATCAACGGAGATTACAGGCTCGCCGGCACGCTCGACATCGAGGTCGACACGGCCAGTGCCGACAAGGTCGTGGTGACGGGCACTGTCGACCTGACCGGCGGCACGCTTGCGTTGCATGAGCTGACCGGCACCGGCTGGCAGCCGAGCCAGACCTACACCATCATCGACAACCGGGGCGCCGGCGCGGTGACCGGACAGTTCGCCGCGATCAGCCATGTCTACGCCTTCCTGACGCCCGACGTGATCTACACCGGCGACGACGGCAACAATGTCGTGCTGACCCTTACCCGCAACGCGGTCGACTTTTCGTCCGTGGCCGAAACGCCGAACCAGAGCGCGGCGGCCGGCGGCATCGAGGCGCTCGGCGCCGGCAATCCGGTCTACAATGCCGTCGCCCCGCTTTCGGCCGACGGCGCACGCTTTGCCTTCGACCAGCTGTCGGGCGAGATGCATGCGGCCGTGCCCGGCCTGCTGCTCGACGAAAGCCGGCTGCTGCGCGACGCCGCACTTGCGCGGACGGGGGCTGCAATCGCCAATCCCGGCGTGCGGGGTTTCTGGATGCAGGGCGTCGGCCTCGCGCGCTCGCTCGACAGCGACGGCAATGCCGCCGATGTCGACGCCAGCACCGGCGCCTTCTTTGCCGGTGTCGATGCTACAGTGGCGGACGGCTGGACGCTCGGCTTCCTCGGCGGCATCAGCGTCACCTTGCTCGACGTCGACGACCGTGCCTCCTCGGCCGGAATCACCAGCGTGCATCTGGCCGCCTATGGCGGCGGCACGGTCGACAGCGTGCAGTTGAAGTTCGGCGCCGGCTACAGCCATCACGACATCGATACCACGCGCGATCCGGCCTTCCCCGGCTTCAGCGACCAGCTGAAGGCCAGCTACGGCGCCAGCACCGTGCAGGTGTTCGGCGAGGCATCGCGCGCTTTCGATGTCGGCGCGATGAAGGTCGAGCCTTTCGCGGGGCTGGCCTATGTCCATCTGTCGACCAACGGCTTTGGCGAGGAGGGCGGCGCGGCGGCCCTTGCCTCCGAGGGCATCGACAACGACGCCACCTTCACCACGCTTGGCGCGCGGCTGTCGCGGAAGTTCACGGTCGACGGCTCGGCGGTCGAAGCGCGTGCCTCGCTCGGCTGGCGGCATGCCTTCGCCGATCTGCCGGCGGCGCGGTTGTCCTTCGCCGGCGGGGACGCCTTCCCGGTGACCGGGGTGCCGATCGCGAGGGACGCGTTGGCGCTGCAGGCCGGCATCGACGTCGCCATCGGCCAAGCGAGCCGGCTCGGCTTCACCTATGACGGCCAGTTCGCCTCCGGGGCCATGGAGAACGCCTTCAAGGCAAGTTTCTCGACGCGGTTCTGA
- a CDS encoding DUF2235 domain-containing protein, whose amino-acid sequence MGRNIVVFADGTGNSAAKAFKTNVWRLYQALDLTGGDQIAVFSDGVGTSQFKPFEIIGLALGFGVKRRVLALYKFLCLNYEPGDRIFAFGFSRGAFTIRVLVGMIAREGLVNFKSEEELDRNALAAYRAYRPQAFGSSLPWVVFARFVRDRAVDLWNEITGSRPYSAVKPGDDDDRSAARIRVAFIGVWDTVSAYGLPVDELTKAVDKWVWPMTFANRDLLGAVDCARQAFSIDDERRTFFPIPWNERAAAMADPRLLQVWFAGCHANVGGGYPDDRLAHIPLCWMIGEAAEQGLQFKKDLVADYWDYASEAGRIYDSRSGISVFYRYHPRDAQDLMERDGRRINHGVKPLVDASVIIRMAKGCDDYAPIALPEHIDVLSPLGARIPFTGLPDNRLAPMSEAVLIDKLPLPAGRKRDLADMENNFREALGKLQENDTGEAPAPGEKAAAGRGYSQGRLERAQLMRDTVWWRRGLYYALLSIGVLFLAFPLFAGYVTLDVGGELGKSASGLIGPIFGLVSGLLPGFAAPWIDAVVNHPPAAAILAALLGILLWVNGVLRTRINDRARAAWNVNAGRSATMLQSSRNDAHRRTSLLGAVSLGIGSLAVWLGGNYYTGWVFAAGGLGSFATYLLLTRRGPRRGVAPTPVSLRFARAVRTNPLAQWVYDKLREFVLPAVFLILSIGLILFAVNKATFEVADSMGAFCAEPALGDPPEGERLTGTPYVLHTADMCGDTGNWLQEGVRYEVEISIVAGDPWLDGDGDKDKACADTRGLASGSVAHYLGTLMKRWWAEPYFKPIARVSRFGNDEYVLNAVEPVIPGQCANMKLTAEIKPKASGELYVYVNDAVFGLPGVYDFFYRHNHGSAEVKVSKVNVFP is encoded by the coding sequence ATGGGCAGGAACATCGTCGTCTTCGCCGACGGCACCGGCAACAGCGCCGCCAAGGCGTTCAAGACCAATGTCTGGCGCCTCTACCAGGCGTTGGACCTCACCGGGGGCGACCAGATCGCCGTGTTCAGCGACGGCGTTGGCACCTCGCAGTTCAAGCCGTTCGAGATCATCGGCCTGGCGCTTGGCTTCGGTGTCAAGCGCCGCGTGCTGGCGCTCTACAAGTTCCTCTGTCTCAACTATGAGCCGGGCGACAGGATCTTCGCCTTCGGCTTCAGCCGCGGCGCCTTCACCATTCGCGTGCTGGTCGGGATGATTGCCCGCGAAGGGCTGGTCAACTTCAAGTCGGAAGAGGAACTCGACCGCAACGCGCTCGCCGCCTATCGGGCATACCGCCCCCAGGCCTTCGGTTCCTCGCTGCCCTGGGTCGTGTTCGCCCGCTTCGTGCGGGACAGGGCGGTCGACCTTTGGAATGAGATCACGGGGAGCCGCCCCTACAGCGCGGTCAAACCCGGGGATGACGATGACCGTTCCGCCGCCAGGATCCGCGTCGCCTTCATTGGCGTGTGGGACACCGTCTCCGCCTATGGCCTGCCGGTCGACGAGCTGACCAAGGCGGTGGACAAATGGGTCTGGCCAATGACATTCGCCAACAGGGACCTTCTCGGTGCCGTCGATTGTGCCCGGCAGGCCTTCAGCATCGACGACGAACGGCGCACATTCTTTCCGATTCCCTGGAATGAACGCGCCGCGGCAATGGCCGATCCACGCCTGCTGCAGGTCTGGTTCGCCGGCTGCCATGCCAATGTCGGCGGCGGCTACCCGGACGACAGGCTTGCCCACATCCCCCTGTGCTGGATGATCGGCGAAGCCGCGGAGCAGGGCCTGCAATTTAAGAAGGATCTGGTCGCCGACTATTGGGACTACGCGTCCGAGGCCGGGCGCATCTACGATTCGCGATCCGGCATCAGCGTCTTTTACCGCTACCATCCGCGCGACGCCCAGGATCTGATGGAGCGTGACGGCCGGCGCATCAATCATGGCGTAAAGCCGCTGGTCGATGCGAGCGTCATAATCCGGATGGCCAAGGGATGCGACGACTACGCGCCGATCGCGCTGCCCGAACATATCGACGTGCTGTCGCCGCTCGGCGCACGGATACCTTTCACCGGCCTGCCGGACAATCGCCTGGCGCCGATGAGCGAGGCCGTCCTGATCGACAAATTGCCGCTCCCGGCCGGACGCAAGCGCGATCTGGCCGACATGGAAAACAACTTCCGCGAAGCGCTGGGCAAGCTCCAGGAGAACGACACCGGTGAGGCGCCGGCGCCTGGCGAAAAGGCCGCCGCCGGCCGCGGTTATTCGCAGGGCCGCCTGGAACGCGCACAGCTGATGCGCGACACCGTGTGGTGGCGCCGTGGGCTGTACTATGCGCTGCTGTCGATCGGGGTCCTGTTCCTGGCGTTTCCGCTGTTTGCCGGCTATGTCACGCTCGATGTCGGCGGTGAGCTCGGAAAGTCCGCCTCCGGCCTCATCGGGCCGATCTTTGGTCTGGTCAGCGGCTTGCTGCCTGGTTTTGCCGCGCCATGGATCGATGCGGTGGTCAATCATCCGCCGGCGGCCGCAATCCTGGCCGCGCTGCTTGGCATTCTCCTGTGGGTCAACGGCGTGTTGCGCACGCGCATCAACGACCGTGCGCGGGCCGCCTGGAATGTCAACGCCGGGCGCAGCGCGACAATGCTGCAATCAAGCAGGAATGACGCGCATCGCCGCACGTCGCTGTTGGGAGCGGTCAGCCTCGGCATCGGCTCCTTGGCCGTGTGGCTTGGCGGAAATTACTACACCGGCTGGGTCTTCGCCGCAGGAGGGCTTGGCTCGTTCGCAACCTATCTCTTGCTGACCCGCAGGGGACCGCGCCGCGGGGTCGCGCCGACCCCTGTTTCGCTCCGCTTCGCCCGCGCGGTGCGGACGAACCCGCTCGCCCAATGGGTCTACGACAAGCTGAGGGAATTTGTGCTGCCGGCGGTATTTCTTATCCTGTCGATCGGCCTCATCCTGTTTGCCGTCAACAAGGCCACATTCGAGGTCGCCGATTCCATGGGCGCCTTCTGCGCCGAACCCGCGCTTGGCGACCCGCCGGAAGGCGAAAGGCTGACGGGCACACCCTACGTCCTCCACACCGCTGACATGTGCGGCGACACCGGCAACTGGCTACAGGAAGGGGTTCGCTACGAGGTGGAGATTTCCATCGTCGCCGGGGACCCATGGCTCGACGGAGACGGGGACAAGGACAAAGCGTGTGCCGATACACGTGGCCTCGCCAGCGGCAGCGTCGCGCATTATCTGGGAACACTGATGAAACGCTGGTGGGCGGAGCCTTATTTCAAGCCCATCGCCCGCGTTAGCCGCTTCGGCAACGACGAGTATGTCCTCAATGCCGTCGAGCCGGTGATCCCCGGCCAATGCGCGAACATGAAGCTGACCGCCGAGATCAAGCCCAAGGCATCGGGTGAGCTCTATGTCTATGTCAACGATGCGGTGTTCGGCCTGCCCGGCGTCTACGACTTCTTCTACCGTCACAACCATGGATCGGCCGAGGTGAAGGTCAGCAAGGTGAACGTGTTTCCCTGA
- a CDS encoding MFS transporter, whose translation MLDTNDGQLCERLPAGTITGPQTLLFAASTGIIVTNLFAPQTLVGLIGPSLGAGAASIGLVAMATLLGYAAGLFFLVPLADLAENRALILRMLLAAALAAGVAAFAPTIASLLIVLFVLGAACSAIQILVPIAASMAPPGAAGRVIGDVMSGLMIGILLARPLASLVAGAWGWRAFYGLSATALVLLACVLAFTLPRRRPQVKSSYGALIASLFDLLRDEPMLRRRALTAALVMAAFSLFWTAVALRLAEPPFALGQRGIALFALVGAGGAVVTPLFGRAGDHGWTRSATIVCHLVLIGAMALAAWAGSSQSGAAWQPLALLGASAVLLDIGVTGDQTLGRRAINLLQPKARSRLNGLFVGIFFLGGAVGSLLAGIGCSWGGWPCVCAIGAIFGLAALLVDWIGGPE comes from the coding sequence ATGCTCGACACCAATGACGGCCAATTGTGCGAGCGGCTGCCCGCCGGCACCATCACCGGTCCGCAGACGCTGCTCTTTGCCGCCTCTACCGGCATCATCGTCACCAATTTGTTCGCGCCGCAGACACTGGTCGGGCTGATCGGCCCGTCGCTCGGCGCCGGTGCCGCGAGCATCGGTCTCGTCGCCATGGCCACCCTGCTCGGCTATGCCGCCGGCTTGTTCTTCCTGGTGCCGCTGGCCGATCTCGCCGAGAACCGCGCCCTGATCCTGCGCATGCTCCTGGCGGCCGCCCTGGCGGCTGGCGTCGCCGCCTTCGCGCCCACCATCGCCTCGCTGCTGATCGTCCTGTTCGTCCTCGGCGCCGCCTGCTCGGCGATCCAGATCCTGGTGCCGATCGCCGCCTCGATGGCGCCACCCGGCGCGGCCGGCCGCGTCATCGGCGACGTGATGAGCGGGTTGATGATCGGCATCCTCTTGGCGCGGCCGCTGGCCAGCCTTGTCGCCGGCGCCTGGGGCTGGCGGGCCTTCTACGGCCTCAGCGCCACCGCACTGGTCCTGCTCGCCTGCGTACTCGCCTTCACCTTGCCGCGCCGGCGCCCTCAGGTGAAGTCCTCCTACGGCGCGCTGATCGCCTCACTGTTCGACCTGCTGCGCGACGAACCGATGCTGCGGCGCCGCGCACTGACGGCGGCCCTGGTGATGGCGGCGTTCAGCCTGTTCTGGACGGCGGTGGCCTTGCGCCTGGCAGAGCCGCCTTTCGCCCTTGGCCAGCGCGGCATTGCGCTCTTCGCACTGGTCGGCGCCGGAGGCGCCGTGGTCACGCCGCTGTTCGGCCGCGCCGGCGACCATGGCTGGACGCGATCCGCCACCATCGTCTGCCATCTCGTGCTGATCGGCGCGATGGCGCTCGCCGCCTGGGCCGGCTCCTCCCAGTCCGGAGCCGCATGGCAACCGTTGGCGTTGCTTGGCGCCAGCGCCGTACTGCTCGATATTGGCGTCACCGGCGACCAGACGCTCGGCCGCCGCGCCATCAACCTGTTGCAGCCCAAGGCGCGCAGCCGCCTCAACGGCCTGTTCGTCGGCATCTTCTTCCTTGGCGGCGCCGTCGGGTCCTTGCTGGCCGGCATAGGCTGTAGCTGGGGCGGATGGCCCTGTGTCTGTGCCATCGGCGCGATCTTCGGCCTTGCCGCCCTGCTGGTCGACTGGATCGGCGGGCCGGAGTGA
- a CDS encoding LysR family transcriptional regulator, translating to MNIHDLEAFIAVVETGSIVGASARLNLTQPGVTRRIQNLEDGLATALLDRQSKPLKPTASGRQAYEHGRRVLRSLEDLKAGVSPQGELNGEFRLGIMPYLSDAALALPLDRLRAAFPNLTLRITSGWSPRLVEQAVRSELDAVAVCLPDGVRPPDELACDDLGLQSVLLVAAPGLGVPKPVDLATLSRFPWVMNENGCGFRAFIRHTLEAARLPFQVGVEALSADLRMSLVARGHGIGLVTPAAFAESPWRDKVEIIDCTDFKPRVRAWMLHRPPAGRLGRPITLFRDALLEGLEAPLPLSS from the coding sequence ATGAATATCCATGATCTCGAAGCCTTCATCGCGGTGGTGGAAACCGGCTCGATCGTCGGCGCCTCGGCCAGGCTCAACCTCACCCAGCCGGGCGTCACGCGCCGCATCCAGAACCTCGAGGATGGGCTGGCGACGGCACTGCTCGACCGCCAGTCGAAGCCGCTGAAGCCGACCGCCTCGGGGCGCCAGGCCTATGAGCATGGAAGGCGCGTGCTGCGTTCGCTGGAAGATCTCAAGGCCGGCGTGTCGCCGCAGGGCGAATTGAACGGCGAGTTCCGGCTGGGGATCATGCCCTACCTGTCGGATGCGGCCCTCGCGCTGCCGCTCGACCGGCTGCGCGCGGCGTTTCCGAACCTCACCTTGCGCATCACGTCCGGCTGGTCGCCACGGCTGGTGGAGCAGGCGGTGCGCAGCGAACTCGACGCGGTCGCAGTCTGTCTTCCCGACGGCGTCAGGCCGCCGGACGAGCTGGCCTGCGACGATCTCGGCCTGCAGTCGGTGCTGCTGGTCGCGGCACCTGGTCTCGGCGTGCCGAAGCCCGTTGATCTCGCCACGCTTTCGCGCTTTCCCTGGGTGATGAACGAGAATGGCTGCGGCTTCCGCGCCTTCATCCGCCACACGCTGGAGGCGGCGCGGCTGCCTTTCCAGGTCGGGGTCGAGGCGCTGAGCGCGGATCTGCGCATGTCGCTGGTCGCGCGCGGCCACGGCATCGGCCTCGTCACGCCGGCGGCCTTCGCCGAAAGCCCGTGGCGCGACAAGGTCGAGATCATCGACTGCACGGATTTCAAACCGCGGGTGCGGGCGTGGATGCTGCATCGCCCGCCGGCCGGACGCCTCGGCCGGCCGATCACGCTGTTTCGCGACGCATTGCTGGAAGGGCTGGAGGCGCCGCTGCCGCTGTCGTCGTAG